A genomic stretch from Thermodesulfobacteriota bacterium includes:
- a CDS encoding methyl-accepting chemotaxis protein, which yields MKNVKLGTKLIGGFAAVAAITAAVGLFGIYEMRSINGHVKDLGHVRLPGVANMADAQTQLTRVQSALRTLMSPYIDEETRERQYRNIEDGRQKYREALGAYEPLPKTAREAEILARFHPLVRAAAESNNQAAELSRKVQELDVLNPNAFLASLETFRGDHYRLQTQVAELLLAMKPFQGGEDPTACDFGRWLGGFQTRNPKIAETLKGVRLHHDLFHHAVRDIKSAAANGNYETAAGQFQGRLMTAAEEVFRHFDALRAEAVAARDTFGAMSDVLLGEARLRTDEVLRLAEELVAVNDEAAEAAVAEAVADGRKGMIGAGAGVGVGVLLALALGVVLTRGITRPVTLGVAFARKLSEGDLTQTLDVDQKDEIGVLAQAMKQMAEKLREVVGEVQTASDQVASGSQEMSSTSEQMSQGATEQAASIEEVTSSMEEMAANIRQNADNAAQTEKIALQAAGDAREGGQAVGKTVSAMKEIAEKISIIEEIARQTNLLALNAAIEAARAGDAGKGFAVVAAEVRKLAERSGKAATEIGELSKSSVEVAEKAGQMLQKIVPDIQKTAELVQEIAAASNEQNAGAGQINKAIQQLDQVIQQNAGASEEMASTAEELSGQAEQLQTTVAFFRLDDKAKRAAPAARRPAQAARKRPSAQVAHLTAAAKPAKALSTGHGKGNGNGDAAGFALDLGGDAEDAEFERY from the coding sequence ATGAAGAACGTCAAGCTGGGAACCAAGCTCATCGGCGGCTTCGCGGCGGTGGCCGCCATCACCGCGGCGGTCGGCCTCTTCGGCATCTACGAGATGCGCAGCATCAACGGGCACGTGAAGGATCTCGGGCACGTGCGCCTGCCCGGCGTGGCGAACATGGCCGATGCCCAGACCCAGCTCACCCGGGTGCAGTCGGCCTTGCGCACCCTCATGAGCCCTTACATCGACGAAGAAACCCGGGAGCGCCAGTACCGAAACATCGAGGACGGGCGGCAGAAGTACCGGGAGGCCCTGGGCGCCTACGAGCCCCTGCCCAAGACGGCCCGGGAGGCCGAGATCCTTGCCCGGTTCCATCCCCTGGTGCGCGCGGCGGCGGAGAGCAACAACCAGGCGGCGGAGCTCTCCCGGAAGGTACAGGAGCTCGACGTCCTCAATCCAAACGCCTTCCTGGCGAGCCTGGAGACCTTTCGGGGGGACCACTACCGGCTCCAGACCCAGGTGGCGGAGCTCCTCCTGGCCATGAAGCCCTTCCAGGGGGGGGAGGACCCCACCGCCTGTGACTTCGGGCGGTGGCTCGGCGGGTTCCAGACCCGCAACCCGAAGATCGCCGAGACCCTCAAGGGCGTCCGCCTCCACCACGACCTCTTCCACCACGCGGTGCGCGACATCAAGAGCGCGGCGGCCAACGGCAACTACGAGACCGCGGCCGGCCAGTTCCAGGGCCGTCTGATGACCGCCGCGGAGGAGGTGTTCCGGCACTTCGACGCCCTGCGGGCCGAAGCGGTGGCCGCCCGGGATACCTTCGGGGCGATGTCGGACGTCCTCCTGGGCGAGGCCCGGCTGCGGACCGACGAGGTCCTTCGCCTCGCGGAGGAGCTCGTGGCCGTCAACGATGAGGCAGCGGAAGCGGCCGTGGCCGAAGCGGTGGCGGACGGCCGCAAGGGAATGATCGGGGCGGGCGCCGGGGTCGGGGTGGGGGTGCTGCTCGCCCTGGCCCTGGGGGTCGTGCTGACCCGGGGCATCACCCGGCCCGTGACCCTGGGGGTCGCCTTCGCCCGCAAGCTGTCCGAGGGGGACCTGACACAGACCCTCGACGTGGACCAGAAGGACGAGATCGGGGTGCTGGCGCAAGCCATGAAGCAGATGGCGGAGAAACTGCGCGAGGTGGTGGGCGAGGTGCAGACCGCCTCGGACCAGGTGGCGTCGGGGAGCCAGGAGATGAGCTCCACCTCCGAGCAGATGAGCCAGGGGGCCACCGAGCAGGCGGCTTCCATCGAGGAGGTGACCTCCAGCATGGAAGAGATGGCGGCCAACATCCGCCAGAACGCCGACAACGCCGCCCAGACCGAGAAGATCGCCCTCCAGGCCGCGGGCGACGCCAGGGAAGGGGGCCAGGCCGTGGGCAAGACGGTCTCTGCTATGAAGGAGATCGCCGAGAAGATCTCCATCATCGAGGAGATCGCCCGGCAGACGAACCTCTTGGCGCTCAACGCCGCCATCGAGGCGGCCCGGGCCGGGGACGCGGGCAAGGGCTTCGCGGTGGTGGCGGCCGAGGTGCGAAAGCTCGCCGAGCGTAGCGGCAAGGCGGCCACCGAGATCGGCGAGCTCTCCAAATCGAGCGTCGAGGTCGCCGAGAAAGCCGGCCAGATGCTCCAGAAGATCGTCCCCGACATCCAGAAGACCGCCGAGCTCGTGCAGGAGATCGCCGCGGCCAGCAACGAGCAGAACGCCGGGGCGGGCCAGATCAACAAGGCCATCCAGCAGCTCGACCAGGTGATCCAGCAAAACGCCGGCGCCTCCGAGGAGATGGCCTCCACCGCCGAGGAGCTCTCCGGCCAGGCCGAGCAGCTCCAGACCACGGTGGCGTTCTTCCGGCTCGATGACAAGGCAAAGCGGGCCGCACCGGCGGCGCGCCGCCCGGCCCAAGCCGCCCGCAAGCGCCCCTCCGCCCAGGTGGCCCACCTGACGGCCGCGGCCAAACCCGCCAAGGCTCTCTCCACCGGCCACGGCAAGGGCAACGGCAACGGCGACGCAGCAGGCTTTGCCCTCGACCTGGGCGGCGACGCCGAGGACGCGGAATTCGAGCGGTACTGA
- a CDS encoding protein-glutamate O-methyltransferase → MEAEQAQEGGATRPGARPGGSEGWSRAALRGSEFRRLAEFVQGHCGIRMPEAKRVMVESRLRKRLRVLGLPSFRAYCDYVFGSRGEGERVHLVDALTTNKTDFFREPQHFEYLVRAALPQLVREAGSGVRRPLAAWSAACSTGEEPYTLAMVLSEVAEGLPGFRFQVLATDISTRVLERARNAVYAEERVEPVPAPLRRKYLLRSRDRTQGLVRVAPELRSTVRFRHLNLLDADFGLREPQDVIFCRNVMIYFDRETQEGVLNRLCRHLAPGGYVFLGHSETINGLRVPLRPVAPTIYRLTGEAP, encoded by the coding sequence GTGGAAGCGGAACAGGCGCAGGAAGGCGGCGCGACCCGCCCCGGCGCGCGCCCCGGAGGGTCGGAAGGCTGGTCCCGGGCGGCGCTCCGGGGCTCGGAGTTTCGCCGGCTGGCGGAGTTCGTGCAAGGTCACTGCGGCATCCGCATGCCCGAGGCCAAGCGTGTCATGGTAGAGTCGCGGCTGCGCAAGCGACTGCGGGTCCTCGGACTTCCGTCCTTCCGGGCCTACTGCGACTATGTCTTCGGCTCCCGCGGCGAAGGGGAGCGCGTCCACCTGGTGGACGCCCTCACCACCAACAAGACCGACTTCTTCCGGGAACCCCAGCACTTCGAGTACCTGGTGCGTGCGGCCCTGCCCCAGCTCGTGCGCGAAGCGGGTTCCGGGGTGCGCCGCCCCCTGGCAGCGTGGAGCGCCGCCTGCTCCACCGGGGAGGAGCCCTACACCTTGGCCATGGTCCTCTCGGAGGTGGCAGAGGGGCTGCCCGGGTTTCGGTTCCAGGTTCTCGCTACCGACATCTCCACCCGCGTCCTGGAGCGTGCCCGGAACGCTGTGTACGCCGAAGAACGGGTGGAGCCGGTGCCCGCCCCCCTGCGCCGAAAGTATCTCCTGCGCAGCCGCGACCGCACCCAGGGGCTCGTGCGCGTGGCCCCGGAGCTTCGCTCGACGGTGCGCTTTCGCCACCTCAACCTCCTCGACGCCGACTTCGGCCTGCGGGAGCCCCAGGACGTGATCTTTTGCCGCAACGTGATGATCTACTTCGACCGGGAGACCCAGGAAGGGGTCCTGAACCGGCTGTGCCGTCACCTGGCCCCCGGGGGCTACGTCTTCCTGGGCCACTCGGAGACGATCAACGGCCTGCGGGTGCCACTTCGGCCCGTGGCACCCACGATCTACCGCCTCACGGGCGAGGCCCCGTGA
- a CDS encoding chemotaxis protein CheW, producing the protein MAATAGEQTNQYLTFTLDQEHFAVEIAKVREVLEFGGLTKVPRTPEFMRGVINLRGSVVPVVDLKRKFGMGATEATVSTCVVIAEVAVDGEATVLGALADSVQEVIELDPAQVEPPPRIGTRLRTEFIRGMGKRDEEFLILLDIDRVFSADELGQVQAAGESAAAA; encoded by the coding sequence ATGGCCGCTACAGCCGGTGAACAGACCAACCAATACCTCACCTTTACCCTCGACCAGGAGCACTTCGCGGTCGAGATCGCCAAGGTGCGCGAAGTGCTGGAGTTCGGGGGGCTGACCAAGGTGCCCCGCACCCCCGAGTTCATGCGGGGGGTGATCAACCTGCGGGGCAGCGTGGTGCCCGTGGTGGATCTCAAGCGCAAGTTCGGCATGGGAGCCACCGAGGCCACCGTCTCCACCTGCGTGGTGATCGCGGAGGTGGCCGTGGACGGGGAGGCCACGGTGCTGGGGGCGCTGGCCGACTCGGTGCAGGAGGTGATCGAGCTCGACCCCGCCCAGGTGGAGCCCCCGCCGCGGATCGGGACCCGGCTTCGAACCGAGTTCATCCGGGGCATGGGCAAGCGCGACGAGGAGTTCCTGATCCTGCTCGACATCGACCGGGTCTTCTCCGCTGACGAGCTCGGGCAGGTGCAAGCGGCCGGCGAGTCCGCCGCGGCGGCGTAG